One genomic region from Streptomyces sp. NBC_01431 encodes:
- a CDS encoding alpha/beta hydrolase: protein MHSLHFTAESSSNGVLERDFTVRDVPGVLWSPASSADHAPLVLMGHGGGNHKKHPAMAGRARLLVNGCGFHVAVIDAPGHGDRPRTAHDEAEIAELFRARAAGEPEGPIVVRYNEHLAQLAVPEYRATLDALQELPEIGANGPVGYWGINMGTAIGIPFVAIEPRITAAVLGQHWPDVLAEKAKQITIPIEFDLQWDDEHITRDEGLALFDAFASKEKSLHVNSGKHKELPRFEADSAVRFFARHLGRAVSPAA, encoded by the coding sequence ATGCACTCTCTGCACTTCACCGCCGAGTCTTCGTCCAACGGCGTCCTTGAGCGCGACTTCACCGTGCGCGACGTCCCCGGAGTTCTCTGGTCGCCGGCTTCCAGCGCCGATCACGCGCCCCTGGTCCTCATGGGCCATGGCGGAGGCAATCACAAGAAGCACCCGGCGATGGCCGGCCGGGCCCGTCTCCTCGTGAACGGCTGCGGCTTCCACGTCGCCGTCATCGACGCGCCCGGTCACGGCGACCGGCCGCGCACGGCGCACGACGAGGCTGAGATCGCCGAACTGTTCCGGGCGAGAGCGGCCGGCGAGCCGGAAGGCCCGATCGTCGTCCGCTACAACGAGCACCTGGCGCAACTCGCGGTACCCGAGTACCGGGCGACGCTGGACGCCCTCCAGGAGCTTCCGGAGATCGGCGCCAACGGACCGGTCGGCTACTGGGGCATCAACATGGGCACCGCGATCGGCATACCTTTCGTGGCGATCGAGCCCAGGATCACCGCCGCGGTCCTCGGCCAGCACTGGCCCGACGTCCTGGCTGAGAAGGCGAAGCAGATCACCATCCCGATCGAGTTCGATCTGCAGTGGGATGACGAGCACATCACTCGCGACGAGGGACTCGCGCTGTTCGACGCATTCGCCTCGAAGGAGAAGTCTTTGCACGTGAACTCAGGCAAGCACAAGGAACTGCCCCGGTTCGAGGCCGACAGCGCGGTCCGATTCTTCGCCCGGCACCTCGGCAGAGCGGTCAGCCCGGCGGCCTGA
- a CDS encoding L,D-transpeptidase: MTSTAATTYWAVRLTTSGTYVHQNPQADTEAGHRNVTHGCVGLATDGTAKRFYNQVAVGDVVTVTGSDKATVAVGNGYGDWNLSWKQWLEHSAAGQTTTVRPPPPRPYTTRPAP, from the coding sequence GTGACGAGTACCGCGGCGACTACTTACTGGGCCGTACGCCTGACGACGTCGGGGACGTACGTGCACCAGAACCCGCAGGCGGACACCGAGGCCGGACACCGTAACGTCACCCACGGCTGTGTCGGCCTCGCCACCGACGGCACCGCCAAGCGCTTCTACAACCAGGTAGCGGTCGGTGACGTTGTCACGGTCACCGGGTCGGACAAGGCCACCGTCGCCGTCGGCAACGGCTACGGCGACTGGAACCTGTCGTGGAAGCAGTGGCTTGAGCACAGCGCCGCCGGACAGACCACGACCGTAAGACCCCCACCGCCCCGGCCGTACACCACGCGCCCCGCGCCGTGA
- a CDS encoding eCIS core domain-containing protein translates to MRANEQAQSSEGKKSARPGATTAAQGSGNAGGFLALQGAAGNAAVVQLLRQAGHLGTREQHQHNAGCGHPSAEPAIQRSAVHDVLRAPGRPLDDATRTDMENRLGADFSDVRIHNDAAAKSSATEVGARAYTSGSHVVLGEGGNDRHTLAHELTHVIQQRQGPVAGTDNGAGLKVSDPSDRFEREAETNARRAVSGPAPSVDATKAVQRSGHHTPQQAESVQRLVPHRKDANDGDDAAQQAFNACVTALDTAVQGAYDYVVSYPALGALGQLDGHTLHWTEVWAEFVAGTRGSVSKEFGYAVESLATYEMAKASMPAGYHIGLQQVYGGTRPDVVLYGPGQQCVAALDITASNSAGHIFAKDNWDTRFSRFAEITYPSLDDATHMVMRGRGNATGPVSAAALAEYQEAAAERRRQLALRCLEIKQDFENTVAPVFQANRAAIDLHTQYGVEVVVNWLRSGRFDVDNADGLDKTASCVLAALGINGVSYGFAAGYTANVARGESFLLAADHQPGGAAWGQSVPGPDLSALNAPRGSRNRTTALA, encoded by the coding sequence ATGCGCGCCAACGAACAGGCCCAGAGCTCCGAAGGCAAGAAGTCTGCCCGCCCCGGCGCCACGACCGCGGCCCAGGGCAGCGGGAATGCTGGCGGCTTCCTCGCCCTCCAGGGTGCCGCGGGCAACGCGGCCGTCGTGCAACTGCTCCGTCAGGCCGGTCATTTGGGAACCCGGGAACAGCACCAGCACAACGCGGGCTGCGGTCACCCGTCGGCCGAGCCCGCCATACAGCGCTCCGCGGTCCACGATGTCCTGCGCGCTCCCGGCCGTCCCCTGGACGATGCCACCCGCACCGACATGGAGAACCGGCTCGGCGCCGACTTCTCCGACGTCCGCATCCACAACGACGCCGCCGCCAAGTCGTCCGCCACGGAGGTGGGTGCCCGCGCGTACACCTCGGGTTCCCATGTGGTCCTCGGCGAGGGCGGCAACGACCGTCACACTCTGGCCCACGAGTTGACCCATGTCATCCAGCAGCGCCAGGGGCCCGTCGCGGGCACGGACAACGGGGCGGGCCTGAAGGTGTCCGACCCCTCTGACCGCTTCGAACGCGAGGCCGAGACGAACGCGCGCCGTGCTGTCAGCGGACCGGCCCCGTCCGTCGACGCGACCAAGGCGGTCCAGCGATCCGGCCACCACACTCCGCAGCAGGCAGAGTCCGTACAGCGCCTGGTGCCGCACCGCAAGGATGCCAACGACGGCGACGATGCGGCGCAGCAGGCGTTCAACGCCTGCGTGACGGCCCTCGACACTGCCGTCCAGGGTGCGTACGACTACGTGGTCAGCTATCCGGCGCTGGGGGCTCTCGGTCAGCTTGACGGCCACACGCTTCACTGGACCGAGGTGTGGGCCGAGTTCGTCGCGGGCACGCGCGGCTCGGTCAGCAAGGAGTTCGGCTACGCGGTGGAGTCCCTCGCCACGTACGAGATGGCGAAGGCGAGCATGCCCGCGGGCTACCACATCGGACTCCAGCAGGTGTACGGCGGGACCCGGCCCGACGTCGTGCTCTACGGACCGGGCCAGCAATGCGTCGCGGCCCTCGACATCACCGCGTCCAACAGCGCTGGACACATCTTCGCGAAGGACAACTGGGACACACGATTCAGCAGGTTCGCGGAGATCACCTACCCCTCCCTCGACGATGCCACCCACATGGTGATGCGCGGCCGGGGGAACGCCACCGGCCCCGTGTCGGCGGCTGCGCTCGCCGAGTATCAGGAAGCGGCCGCCGAGCGGCGCCGACAACTCGCACTCCGATGCCTTGAGATCAAGCAGGACTTCGAGAACACGGTTGCCCCCGTCTTCCAGGCCAACCGCGCAGCGATCGATCTCCACACCCAGTACGGCGTGGAGGTGGTCGTGAACTGGCTCCGCAGCGGACGCTTCGACGTGGACAACGCCGACGGGCTCGACAAGACGGCCTCCTGCGTGCTGGCAGCCCTCGGAATCAACGGCGTCTCGTACGGCTTCGCGGCGGGGTACACCGCCAACGTCGCCCGCGGTGAATCCTTCCTCCTCGCGGCCGACCATCAACCCGGCGGTGCCGCCTGGGGGCAGAGCGTCCCGGGGCCCGACCTCTCCGCACTCAACGCCCCCCGGGGCTCCCGCAACCGCACGACAGCACTCGCGTAG
- a CDS encoding ATP-binding cassette domain-containing protein codes for MDGASFGVERGQIFALLGRNGAEKTTTVEILGGAPRTADALTCSASTRSTSPRRALREGIVLVLQDTAVEPDSHDPRDHRPQSTTWRRRRSWPTEWPCSSPEPSSRVLGTSFHFGGQTMATAAADAMKQYCGLLGEQEMKAMSPAQWSATKELVKDDGQMVFAYGISRLCPQRCQGP; via the coding sequence GTGGACGGGGCGAGCTTCGGCGTCGAGCGCGGGCAGATCTTCGCGCTGCTCGGCCGCAACGGCGCCGAAAAGACGACCACCGTGGAGATCTTGGGGGGCGCACCCAGGACGGCGGATGCGTTGACGTGCTCGGCCTCGACCCGGTCGACCAGTCCACGGCGCGCCCTGCGCGAGGGGATCGTACTGGTGCTGCAGGACACCGCGGTCGAGCCCGATTCTCACGATCCGCGAGACCATCGCCCACAAAGCACTACATGGAGGAGGCGCAGGAGCTGGCCGACCGAGTGGCCGTGCTCTTCGCCGGAGCCATCGTCGCGGGTGTTGGGCACGTCGTTCCACTTCGGCGGGCAGACCATGGCGACAGCAGCCGCGGACGCGATGAAGCAGTACTGCGGGCTGCTGGGCGAGCAGGAGATGAAAGCGATGTCGCCGGCGCAGTGGTCGGCGACGAAGGAACTGGTGAAGGACGACGGACAGATGGTGTTCGCGTACGGCATCTCCCGGCTCTGCCCGCAGCGTTGCCAAGGTCCTTAA
- a CDS encoding DinB family protein has product MSIVERPVPPLNADERNTLESWLDFHRTTLAMKCEGLDDEQAAVASVPPSGFTLIGLVQHMAEVERNWFRRVFAGEQAPPIYDQQADPSGPDGGFELAEGATLHDALATWHAEIAQARECCADRALSDTGRFMEQDVSLRWIYVHMIEEYARHNGHADLLRERIDGNTGV; this is encoded by the coding sequence ATGAGCATCGTCGAACGCCCTGTGCCGCCCCTGAACGCCGACGAGCGCAACACGCTCGAAAGTTGGCTCGACTTTCACCGCACAACACTCGCCATGAAGTGCGAGGGCCTGGACGACGAGCAGGCCGCCGTCGCGTCCGTGCCCCCGTCCGGCTTCACTCTGATCGGCCTCGTCCAGCACATGGCGGAGGTGGAGCGGAACTGGTTCCGCCGCGTGTTCGCCGGAGAACAGGCCCCGCCCATCTACGACCAGCAGGCTGACCCGTCTGGCCCCGACGGCGGCTTCGAGTTGGCCGAGGGCGCCACTCTGCACGACGCTCTCGCCACCTGGCACGCGGAAATCGCCCAAGCCCGTGAATGCTGCGCCGACCGCGCCCTGTCCGACACCGGTCGCTTCATGGAGCAGGACGTCAGCCTCCGCTGGATCTACGTCCACATGATCGAGGAGTACGCCCGCCACAACGGCCACGCCGACCTGCTCCGGGAACGCATCGATGGCAACACTGGCGTATAG
- a CDS encoding DUF6207 family protein: protein MRPINDEYIAESGLIAVDVVAADDETALAFQ, encoded by the coding sequence ATGAGGCCGATCAACGACGAGTACATCGCGGAGTCCGGGCTGATCGCCGTCGACGTCGTGGCAGCGGACGACGAAACGGCCCTCGCCTTCCAGTAA
- a CDS encoding NUDIX hydrolase, with the protein MSELIERVDVHDRVLGVVDRGDAVRNRWYYRMSMVLCRDANGRILVHQRPRSSSRFPGQYSWLVAGAVGVGESYEAAAGRELAEELGVEAPVTPLFKFLCEGELGPYWFAVHEATIEARQLRPSAEEIGWFDWLGERELKALIDQWHFVSDSRDAYQRYLSGHGRENNRG; encoded by the coding sequence ATGAGCGAGTTGATCGAGCGAGTTGATGTGCACGACCGCGTGCTGGGTGTGGTGGACCGAGGCGATGCGGTACGCAATCGGTGGTACTATCGCATGTCCATGGTGCTCTGCCGGGATGCAAACGGTCGGATCCTTGTACACCAGCGCCCAAGGAGCAGTTCTCGCTTTCCGGGGCAGTACAGCTGGCTCGTCGCGGGAGCTGTCGGCGTCGGCGAGAGCTACGAAGCAGCGGCTGGCCGGGAGCTCGCTGAGGAGCTGGGCGTCGAGGCCCCGGTGACTCCTCTGTTCAAGTTCTTGTGCGAGGGCGAGCTCGGCCCCTACTGGTTCGCTGTGCACGAGGCAACAATCGAGGCGCGCCAGCTGCGGCCCAGCGCCGAGGAAATAGGCTGGTTTGACTGGCTGGGTGAGCGTGAGCTGAAGGCGCTGATCGACCAGTGGCACTTCGTCAGCGACAGCCGGGATGCATACCAGCGGTACCTAAGTGGTCATGGTCGTGAGAACAACCGAGGATAG
- a CDS encoding YceI family protein, translating into MDATGNPTMTTPRLGRYSIDTDSSSITFKSRHFFGLMPVRGTFAIRGGTVEVTEPLSQSRLRVEVEAASFSTGNGQRDRDVRSVKFLDTDRHPLITFVSERVDATSVSGTLTACGITRSASLSIVRSEVHTNSFTVRATTRVDRIEFGVTAARGMAGRHLDLTLEVTCVRD; encoded by the coding sequence ATGGATGCAACAGGCAACCCCACCATGACCACTCCCCGGCTCGGCCGCTATTCGATCGACACGGACAGTTCGTCCATCACGTTCAAGAGCAGACACTTCTTCGGCCTCATGCCCGTACGCGGCACGTTCGCGATCCGGGGCGGCACGGTCGAGGTGACCGAGCCGCTGTCCCAGTCGCGTCTGCGCGTCGAGGTCGAAGCGGCGAGCTTCAGTACGGGCAACGGCCAACGGGACCGCGACGTGCGGTCGGTGAAGTTCCTGGACACCGACCGGCACCCGCTGATCACTTTCGTCTCCGAGCGGGTGGACGCAACATCCGTCTCGGGCACGCTCACCGCGTGCGGGATCACCCGGTCCGCGAGCCTGTCGATCGTGCGCTCGGAGGTGCACACGAACTCTTTCACCGTCCGCGCCACCACCCGGGTCGACCGCATCGAGTTCGGTGTGACCGCGGCCCGAGGGATGGCCGGGCGCCATCTCGACCTGACGCTGGAGGTCACGTGCGTCCGTGATTGA
- a CDS encoding sensor histidine kinase has protein sequence MTDRPWHRGHWVAVDVATAVAFVLLDTGTTLIGASWWPDHPDTLAWVVLGVQALACASLALRRVAPLTVVGVLGAFTLAVTLLISPGDALTPAHDANVWAPYATVAAAYSPFFYQPNRRTAFLVLAACTLVIMRPWQPSVTVMTIGLLRTAVGPLLALYFDARRRMVLALVERAERAERERHLLAEQARAEERARLAGEMHDVVTHRVSLMVLQAGALRVTAQDEGTRQAAEELRAAGCQALEELRDLVGILRTMPEGDNTPSVGGFTDLVAESIAVGTPTELIEDGDPALASPLVGRTTYRILREALTNVRKHAPGAQVTVRVQYDEAQVRITVHNSAPTSRASNALAGTGSGMGIAQLRRRIELVHGTLRAGPCPDGGFSVEATLPSYVPTARSAV, from the coding sequence ATGACTGACAGACCGTGGCACCGCGGGCACTGGGTGGCGGTTGACGTTGCGACAGCGGTCGCCTTCGTGCTGCTCGACACCGGCACCACGCTGATCGGCGCCAGTTGGTGGCCGGACCACCCGGACACCCTCGCCTGGGTCGTGCTGGGCGTGCAGGCGCTCGCCTGCGCCTCGCTGGCCCTCCGCCGCGTCGCCCCGCTCACCGTCGTCGGCGTGCTCGGTGCTTTCACGCTCGCGGTGACGCTGCTGATCTCACCGGGCGACGCGCTGACGCCCGCCCACGACGCGAACGTGTGGGCCCCCTACGCGACCGTGGCGGCCGCCTACAGCCCGTTCTTCTACCAGCCGAACCGCCGGACGGCGTTCCTCGTACTCGCCGCCTGCACCCTCGTCATCATGCGACCCTGGCAACCCTCGGTCACCGTCATGACGATCGGCCTGCTGCGCACCGCGGTCGGGCCGCTGCTGGCGCTGTACTTCGACGCCCGCCGACGCATGGTCCTCGCCCTCGTCGAACGCGCAGAGCGAGCCGAGCGGGAGCGCCACCTGCTCGCCGAACAGGCTCGCGCCGAAGAACGCGCGCGGCTCGCCGGGGAGATGCACGACGTGGTCACGCACCGGGTGAGCCTGATGGTGCTGCAGGCCGGAGCGCTGCGAGTGACGGCGCAGGATGAGGGGACCCGGCAGGCTGCGGAGGAACTGCGCGCCGCGGGCTGCCAGGCCCTGGAGGAACTGCGAGACCTCGTGGGCATTCTGCGTACCATGCCCGAGGGCGACAACACGCCCTCGGTGGGGGGCTTCACCGACCTGGTCGCCGAGTCGATAGCGGTGGGCACACCGACCGAGTTGATCGAGGACGGCGACCCGGCCCTCGCCTCACCGTTGGTCGGGCGCACCACCTACCGCATCCTGCGCGAGGCGCTGACCAACGTCCGCAAGCACGCGCCCGGCGCCCAGGTGACCGTACGGGTGCAGTACGACGAGGCCCAGGTGCGGATCACGGTCCACAACAGTGCCCCGACCAGCAGAGCGAGCAACGCCCTCGCGGGCACCGGCTCCGGCATGGGAATCGCGCAGCTGCGTCGGCGCATAGAACTCGTGCACGGCACCCTGCGGGCCGGACCCTGTCCCGACGGCGGGTTCAGCGTCGAGGCGACGCTGCCCTCATACGTCCCGACCGCGCGATCGGCGGTGTGA
- a CDS encoding DUF6207 family protein codes for MYDSPSARTTTTPSEPGVRLRCNLDLRQERTSAADPADHARSASGPSKPSGPCPVERTGR; via the coding sequence CTGTACGACAGCCCCAGCGCCCGCACGACCACGACACCGAGCGAGCCGGGGGTGCGGCTGCGCTGCAATCTCGACCTGCGCCAGGAACGCACATCCGCCGCCGACCCCGCTGATCACGCCAGGAGCGCGAGCGGCCCGTCAAAGCCGTCAGGCCCGTGCCCTGTTGAGAGAACTGGCAGGTAA
- a CDS encoding response regulator, with translation MSVARIVVVDDEPMVCVFLRTILDSAQDLEVVGMAHDGAAGIEAVRRSRPDVVLMDLRMPGMDGLAAIERINQLAQPPNIVVLTTFDADQYVLRALRAGATGFLVKSTPPEELIGLVRTAAQGHTVLSPSAARRLIAASTDSLPARDRARELVALLTEREIEVLAGLGVGLSNAQIAARLFLSEATIKGYVSRMLDKLGCVNRTQAGLIAHDAGIIGS, from the coding sequence GTGAGCGTGGCCCGAATAGTGGTGGTGGACGACGAACCGATGGTGTGCGTGTTCCTGCGTACCATTCTCGACTCGGCCCAGGACCTGGAGGTCGTCGGCATGGCCCACGACGGCGCGGCCGGCATCGAGGCCGTCCGGCGCAGCCGCCCGGACGTCGTCCTGATGGACTTGCGTATGCCGGGCATGGACGGGCTGGCCGCGATCGAGCGCATCAACCAGCTTGCACAGCCGCCGAACATCGTGGTGCTGACGACCTTCGACGCCGACCAGTACGTGTTGCGTGCCTTGCGGGCCGGCGCGACCGGGTTCCTGGTCAAGTCGACCCCGCCGGAGGAGCTGATCGGGCTCGTACGGACGGCTGCCCAGGGGCACACCGTGCTCTCGCCCTCCGCTGCCCGTCGGCTCATCGCCGCGTCGACGGACAGCCTTCCGGCCCGCGACCGCGCACGCGAGCTGGTCGCCTTGCTGACCGAGCGGGAGATCGAGGTCCTGGCCGGCCTCGGCGTGGGCCTGTCGAACGCGCAGATCGCGGCCCGGCTGTTCCTCTCCGAGGCCACGATCAAGGGCTATGTGTCGCGGATGCTGGACAAACTGGGCTGCGTCAACCGCACCCAGGCCGGTCTCATCGCCCACGACGCGGGCATCATCGGCTCGTAG
- a CDS encoding dihydrofolate reductase family protein encodes MRKLIYGMNLTLDGYIAAPGDDIGWSAPSDELFQFWSDQLQATDLSLYGTKLWQTMSSYWPTGDQQPNATPSQIEFARRWRDMSKVVFSSTIEKVDWNTRLVTGDAVAEITRLKAEDGGPMDIGGATLAGAAMRAGLIDEYVLATAPVLVGGGTPFFTELDSWVNLNLLETRTFPGGVVLTRYETRR; translated from the coding sequence ATGCGGAAACTGATCTACGGCATGAACCTGACCCTGGACGGCTACATCGCCGCGCCCGGCGACGACATCGGCTGGAGCGCGCCAAGTGACGAGCTGTTCCAGTTTTGGTCCGACCAGTTGCAGGCAACCGATCTGTCGCTGTACGGGACAAAACTGTGGCAGACGATGAGCTCCTACTGGCCGACCGGCGACCAGCAGCCCAATGCCACCCCGTCGCAGATCGAGTTCGCGCGCCGCTGGCGGGACATGTCGAAGGTGGTGTTCTCCTCGACGATCGAGAAGGTCGACTGGAACACCCGCCTGGTCACCGGCGACGCGGTCGCCGAGATCACCCGGCTTAAGGCCGAGGACGGCGGCCCGATGGACATCGGCGGCGCGACGCTCGCCGGGGCGGCCATGCGGGCCGGGCTGATTGACGAGTACGTGCTGGCCACCGCGCCGGTCCTGGTGGGCGGCGGCACGCCGTTCTTCACCGAGCTGGACAGCTGGGTGAATCTGAACCTGTTGGAGACGCGGACGTTCCCCGGCGGCGTGGTGCTGACCAGGTACGAGACGAGACGCTGA